ATGATGTGTCAAAGTGCACTTTGACATTTCCACAAATAAACAAAGTATGAACTCcaaaaaacactgacagtaacacacacacacacacacacacacacacacacacacacacacacacacacacacacacacacacacacacacacacacacacacacacacacacaatttgagATGTTTGTTGTTGAGATCTTATAGGCAGCTTAATTTCATGTACTGTTAAGTACACAGAGAAGGCGTCACCTAACAGACACTTTTACAACAAACCTTTTTCTTGGACAGAATTATCTGTGCTATGTCTCCAGTATCCAGGTGAGGCATACTGTCCTTACTTGGTCAGATTTTTCTGTTATAAATCCGTTTATGACATTTAATTTCTTTGAGTATAGTCTGGCTTGTCTGTTTCCCATAAAAGGGTGAGACTTCTCCACACAACAGTCAGTCAAAAGCAGGTCTTACTGGCCAATCAAATGAATCTGAAAGAGATCCAAGATCTGGAGGATGATGATTTCAATCCCAAACCCCATAGACTTTCACAGTCAGGCAGACCCACACAGTTCTCAATAAAGGCATATAGGTCTTATAGGCAATAGGTATTTCCTTTTGTGTGATACACCAACACTGCTGTTAGATCCTACTGCTGGATGTTCAGTCTTCTCCTCAATCCATCATGTTGAGTTGGGTGGCAAATAAAGCACCCAGGACAACAAAGGACTTTGATAAGATGTTTCTTTCTATCTGTGTCTTTTCTTCTTCCTCAGATCCTGTTGACAGTGTTTATTTTCTCAGAGTTCTGGAAGGAGCTGATGTCCCAATGGCGGAAGGTGCTGTTCTTGAAGCTGGCCCGGCTCTTTGTGATGCGGTAGATCTTCCTCAGCACGGCCCGGCGCAGCAGGATGTAGACCCAGGGGTCCAGGATCTGGTTCCAGGAGGCCAGCCGGACGCCCATCACCATCAACCTCCTGTATGTGTCCTGGTCACTGCCTATGGAGCCGCTGTAGGACCGTGTGACTGACATCAGGCCAAAGATCTGCAAGGAACACAGATACCTGGGTTAGTTTTACAGTGGTTGTGCAGGATATAGAGATGTTCAGCCGGTGTATATATGTTTGCATCAATCTGCATACACTGCTAGTAATTTATCTACATTACCTAACACTGTAGAATGCCACAtattaacaaacaaaaaacataaatggAGCAGTCAAAATGCATCTTCACAACGTGTTCCTATGAATAGTTTTATTGATGTTAGAAATCACAGGCTCTAAAATCAAAATTGTAGCCTGATAAATTGTATTTACAATTTTTATAACAATTGGCCACAGCTTATTAAGAGATTTAATAGCTCAAGGTTTTAGCATGGTTTATAGTCTGTCTTCTTTCACTCCTCACAGTGTATGTCAAAATGAATGGTTACTTTTATATTGGACTTGAATAATTGATATGACATATTAACAGTTTATACAAAATTCTTAGTATTGGAATTGTAAAAAACAATCtccatgataaaaaaaaataatcaaaccATCATGTGATCGTATGAAATTATTTTAGTTGACTAATATTGCTTTTTCCCAGAAGACTGGAAAAGGAGAGAAGCTGTAACATTGTCACGATCGTTATGAatgacggaccaaggcgcagcgtgtgttgggttccacatatttattaccGTGAAActagaacaaaaacaataaacatatAAGGACCGTGAATAACAGCACGCACACATCAGCACtcaacaaaacaatatcccacaaagcaggtgggagaaagggcttcctaaatatgatccccaattagaggcaacggttaccagctgcctctaattgggaaccattcaaaccagcaacatagaaaataatttactagaacacccccctagtcacgctctgacctaaacaccatagagaactgaggactctctatggtcagggcgtgacaaacgtTCTCAATGTCACCCAATCTGAAATAGGGTTATGCCCTGCAAGGCCAGTGTTATTCAAGCCCTTCATTATGGCATGCCCTTAAATCATTTATAATTTATTCCATCTAGTCAATGAAAGGGCCCACCATGACTATTTATTTATTCACATTAGTGCAGTGCACCATGTCTATCCATCTGTTTTAGGTGCAGTATTCTGAATCAGTGTTTATGACTGGGAACTGGAAAGTGTCTATTTCAGAAGGTGTACAAAAAGAGGATGAAATAGTACTGGATTGTTAGCAGAGATTTTCTATATTATTTCAGGCCTTTGAGTTTATGGGGCAGAATATCTTGGAGATTTACTGAGAGGTTGAATTACTTTTGTTAGCTGAGAATTTTTACAATATTATTTTATGCTTTTACCACCCTGCATCTCACTACGGGCTTGTCTCTtaagcttccaattggctcattcatcccccctcttctcccctgtaaCTTTTGTCCAGGTCGTTGCTATAAatcagaatgtgttctcagtcaacttacctggtaaaataagggttcaaTTGAACAAGTATAGGTCAGAATATCTTGGATATTTATATTCCTCCGAGCAACAAACAATTATGAACATTACTATTATTTATAAGGATTACTTGAAGTTTGGATGTACAACATTCTTATTTGATGGTAAACCACCATTGCAATTTCACACAGCCTGAGAATGGGATGCATGAACATTCAGAAGAGCATGTCATTCCTATCACAGGTCATTGGTAGGTGATGACTCGTATCAGTTCAGATTATTGAGCTCTAACTCTAGTTTCCATAGTTGAAGTCAAATCCATTTCAGTATCTCAGTGAATGAAgattaagggctctattcaatctgtatcgctgaagcgCAAaactactacagtttactatagaattctatagtaaactgtagtatactgtacactatactacacacggtagtatccctcaatcatgtgtagtacttactatagaatgttgtagtatactgtagaatactacagtTAATATTACAGTATGATCCACAAAAgaacactgtagtaaatactacagtaatgtccgcaaaaacactacagtccgcaCAAACACTAACCTTGTTTACTATAGTAAAGATgacagtatttaatttgcatataccctgcccattcccctccccaaTCCCActttgtgccacccataagtgagaaacctacatgccaattATAGAAGATattatgttccctacaggtaatAGAAAATAGCAGAAGAGCTGAATTATCTGTTAAGAGTTCAAGCTGACTGATATAACTACAGGTTATGGAAATTGTGCTCATTTAGTAGGTTTCATGAAGGAGAAAGCCTCTACATCTATGgcaaaaataataaaacaaaaacactgtaGTAAGTACTACATGAATGTCTGCAAaagcactacagtgaatactacagtgaAGTCTGAAAAAACACTActgtgaatactatagtatttataccagggttctccaaacctgttcctggagagctacattcctgtaggttttcattccaactctagtggtaactaacctgattcagtttatcaaccagctacttattagaatcaggtgcgctagattgggattggagcaaaaacctacaagAAGGCAGCTTtccaggaacagtgttggagagccctgatttatatcatagtatactagtattttttcatgtgggattTTCCGATTGAGCAGACATATGAaacgtttaccgtgaatgcagcaGCCGCTAACGTgggagcattgcctttcaatCACGCTGTAGCGCTGAATTTCCATGATAAGGATTGAAAAGAGACCTTAATTCCCGAATGAAACACAATAAAGACAGTTTTGACCCCTAACCTGATTCATGTAGAGTTGTGTTTCAGTGAACTGAACTTTTTCAACTTACCAGCAGGGGGCTCCAGCAGATGCAAGAGGTGATCATAATGCCCACCAGCTGGGCCACCATCTCAATATCGTGGGACTTGGCTGAGCGACGGTAGCAGGTCTTACACTTCTTACGCAGTCTGGCAAGCACCAGCGTGACCCCACTGATGGTATTACACACCAGGGCCACAGTCAGAGAGGCCAGGCCCAGTCCAGAGAACAGCATGACAAAGGCCACGTCCGTCTCCTGAGTCTCTCCCAGGACCCTGATGAAACACCAGGTCCCGGGGTACTGGTAGGTGTAGGCCCCCAGCCTGAAGAAGGGCAGGAGGGCAACAAACAGAGCCAGCAGCCAGATGAGAGCCAGTGCCATCTTGGTCCGAGCCGTGGTGACCAGTGAGGCATGGAGCAGGGGCTGTGTGACACCCAGGCAGCGCTCAGCAGCCATGGCACAGCCCAGAAACAATGGgcacaagccgaagaacaccatgcaACCTCCTAGGAACTGGCAGGGGGCATCGGTGGCAGGGCGAGCTAAAGGCCCAGTCGCAGCCCCAGCTGAGTACAGCCTCAACACCAGGGCACCGGGGATGACGTGGCCGGCAAAGTCTGTGGCCACCAGGGAACTGGCGAAGAGCAGGAAGGTGGCCTTGGAGCGGCGGCGCAGGCGGGCGTAAGCTTTCGCCAGGATGACCAGGGCCACGATGTTGGACAGGATGCCCAGGGTCATGGAGAGGCCAGCTGCCGTCGGGTTACTGGGGGGAGACATGGGCCTCTCTGTGGTGATGTTTGCCCTCCAGGCCATGGCCAACCAGGTCTGGTTGGGGAAGAGATGGGGGGCAGCCAGGCCTGAGGAGTTGTAGTGCTGCATGGCCAACATCACTGGCCTCTGGGAGTCATCGGGGTCCTCAGAGTGGGAGGGCACTGAAAATAGGAAAGGTGTTATGATTAATACACTGACCGGTTGACCAGGAAGAACTCCTAACCTCACTAATATAAAGGACTACCATAACCAAACTTGCGAAGTCACCAATAGCCTACGATACAGAATAAATACCAATTTTACTGGTGAAACGAAAACTCATTCAGTATTCAGTTATTACTTAACAACAATAAATCTCATCCTGCATTATGTAAGGATTTTTTTCTGTCATAAACCAGGTTCCATCCAACCTTATTATGCGAGAAAAGtacggtgcatttggaaaatatttagaccccttgactttatccacattttgttatgttacagccttattctaaaatggattaaatacaacattttcctcatcaatctatacacaataccccataatgacaaagcgatttttgctaatttatttaaaaaaaaaacagaaataccttatttatgtaagtattcagaccctttgctatgagactcaaattgagctcaggtgcaccctgtttccattgctcatccttgagatgtttctacaacttgattggagtccacctgtggtaaattcaattgaatggacatgatttggaaaggcatacacctgtctttataaggtcccacagttgacagtacatgtcagagaaaaaaccaagccatgaggtcgaaggaattgtcagtagagctccgagacaggattgtgtcgaggcacagatctggggaaggataccaaatcatgtctgtagcattgaaggtccccaagaacacagtgttctccatcattctaaaatggaagaagcttggaaccaccaatactattcctagagctggctgcctagtcaaactgagcaatagagggagaagagccttggtcaaggaggtgaccaagaactctatggtcactctgacagagctccagagttcctctgtggagatgggagaaccttccagaaggacaagcatctatgcagctctccaccaatcaggcctttatggtagcgtgGCCAGGTGGAAGTCACTGgtgtcaaaaggcacctatagactctcagactatgggaaacaagattctctggtctgatgaaaccaagattgaactctttggcctgaataccaagcgtctggaggaaacctggcaccagccctacggtgaagcacagtggtggcagcatcatgatatggggatgttttttagttgcagggactgggagactagtcaggatctaggtaaagatgaacggagcaaaatacagagagatccttgatgaaaacctgctccagagcgctcaggacctcagactcgggtgaaggttcaccttccagcaggacaacgaccctaagcacacagctaagacaacgcaggagtggcttcgggacaggtctctgaatgtccttgagggtcttaatacttatgtaaatgtcttaTTTCCCttattttaataaatttgcaacaatttctaaaatcctgttttttatttgtatctatggggtattgtgtgtagatttaggtttggggggggggggggggggggggactctttaatctattttagaataagactgttaaaagtcaagggatctgtctgaatactttccaaatgcactgtatatttaaatTGGATAAAAAATGTCATGACAGGTCTTAAAATGTCCAAATGTGGACAAAACAAAATAAGCTAGATAAATTGTTAACTTTTTGAGTTGGTAAATATAATGATATAATAATCATCATATCGAAATAAACTtgggagtcacgcgatgatatggTGTGATGTCTTGCCACTAGGaatcgggaaagcatgcagtttattaggctacagatgatgAACTTCACATGGTGGTGAAAGTGGAAGGGGATGAGCTTGAtgttcctttccaataaatatcgataGTCTTATTCTGATGACATGATGATCGTGCTTGGCTATCGTTTGCCAAATAGAAATAATctcgctcttttgtccataataatctcatcatgtaaaTAGCCTACCCGCACTTTATCTGCaaactgttggctagagcgcacttGCCAAGACCAGAGTGCACATTCGCTATATAACTCAACATCTTTTGTGACataaccatcagtagagttgaacaTGCGAAGGAAAcacatttaacttgtattttgtGTTCGGTACATAGGAATGTAACcgcaaaagttatttttatgtgcactacttCATCACAGACAGCCTTTCATCCGCAGAAAGTAAATTTGCTGGAAACACATCTcttgtgggaaaatgtgcatatgcgcagattttagaatattctcaTGAAAATTGGTTGCCTATTGGATGGAACCCTAGTAGCTACCACTATGGTACCACTGGCATTGGCGCGTTGAGTGCAGGGCGGATATTGAGCTATACAATGAGATTATTATCGACAAAAGAGCGAGATTATTTGTATTTGTCTCACGGCAGACAAGCATCATGATCATGTCACCAAAAtaagatatttattggaaaggagcatcaagctcatcactttgcaccttcaccaccctgtgaagttcatcataattgaTTTAACGTGTAGCCTAAAAAACGGTATGCTTTCCGGAGTCGGACCACACAATTGTCATCCTTATGCTACTGCCTATGGGTCTGCTATCATGATAGGGCACCTTTCACAGAATGTGTGCTGTGTCACTGTCAGACACCGTCTAGATTTGACGGAGCACCTTTCACAAGAACTGCCTTGACTTGTCCTACATTCTCAGGTTGCAGAGTACCATGAGGGAGAAGCTGTTTGGCCTTTGTCTACAATAGGCTATTTAAAggacactaaccaggtttccatctaaCCTTTTTTATGACAGTCAGCATACAGTTCATTAGGCTACACATTACATTAATTATGGTGAACTTCAcatggtgaaagtgcacggtgatgagcttgatgctcctttccaataaatatcttaTTTTGGTGACATGATCatgatgcttggctgccatttgacaaataaaaataatctcgcTCTTCTCCATAAATAATTGCATCATGTAGGTAATCCAGCCGGACTGTAGGCCTTTCTGGGAGCTGTTCGCTAGAGCACACATACCAAGACAAGAGTGGGCACATTCGCTATATAAAGCCATTTTTGAGGGGGACAAAACCaccagtagagttgaaaatgcgatggaaacccatttagcttgtattttttattcggGTACATGGGAGATTAACCGCAAAAGTTGTTTTAgagtgcactacgtcatcacgcactgcCTTTTCCCTCAACAAATGCATTTGATggaacacatctctggtgggaaaatgcgcatagGCTATTGTTTTTATTCGTATTTAAGAATATTCTGTTGCCAATTGACAGGCATTCAATGGAAACCTAGCGAGTGTCCTTTACATATCCTATTGTAGATAAATGCCAAACTGTTTCTCCCTCGTGGTACTCTGCAACCTGAGAATGTAGGACAAGTCAAGGCAGTTCTTGTGAAAGGTGCTCCGTCAAGTCTTGACCGTGTCTGACAGTGACACAGCACACATTCTGTGTAAGCAGACCCATAGGCGTAGTCGCTATGCAGTAAACTATACGATGCCAATCAAATCACTTTTTTTCCTTCTTCTTCACACCCTTCAATACAGAATAACAGAACAGAGTCACAATACTTCTTCCAAAATTAGGTATACATAAAATCCTATACTGTGCCTAGTCTGTATAATGTGTTTTCTCATGAGTTACTCAGAATCGATCTAGCAATGGCGATTTGTAGCAGAGAGACCATACCATTGTTCATgggaaacacacacgcacacacacacaaatggaatGCACCTGCCCAAACATGACATAGCTTCTACAGTTTTGTAGGGTGCATTTGCAATCCTTGTTCCGTTGACTTTTCTAATCTAAAACAAACATGTCTAAAAAAgggtgcgtttgtaaattcactctgtctatctactccgatttcagagcactctcgtctgagtgtgccagagcacagaataactgattaATTTGAGAACGTGCAACACCCGGTGAATATGACCGGTGTTAGTGAACGTCGGCAAAAAAACGTTATTAAATTGTTGCAAGCAGAACAGTTACAGTCACTAACGCTCTAGATAACACGAAAACAGCCTAATCGAGTGTAAAAtgatcagagtgaggtgttctctaatttttgtctggaagtagcaagcaagctagccaactttatcCAGTTAGCtttggtgcttgactgctgtcgtgaggtcagaacgctcggatcaaccctactcttcggccagagcgtccagtgtgcgctctgaacactcCGAGAGCGAAGcctctgaatttatgaacagacaatctgacaacgctctgaatttacaatcGACACATAGTCACTCTGACATAGTGGAGgcaatttacgaacgcacccaaaGACATTGATGAATGAGAGTTGAAAACATTTGCAGGTTTAAAATCGAAATGAAATCATACTAATTCAGCCCAGTACATGTGCACTCACTATTGGCAAAACAAAAAGCATGTATGGTTCTTCTAAAAAGCCTTATTAAGATGAACAGTGTATGTAACGAATAACTAACTACATGGAGTGTAACGTTTGACCAGGCAACAATTATTTCCCCCTACTTTTACCCATTTCGTAAAATAAATACTAATAATTGATCATTGTAAATTTCCTGAATGATTTATGTTCTATTCAATTAATTTGCCATATCCAAATTAAAAGGGATCTGTGTGCATTGTCAAAACGGAATTTATTTATGTTCATAGCTAGTTCGGCAGCATAGGCTACTTGTCAAAACGGAATGTATTTATGTTCATAGCTAGTTCGGCAGCATAGGCTACTTGCTGTAAATCAGTAACTTGATTATGCCATTCTTAGTACAAATTTCGGAAAATGAAAAAGACCTAGCTAAAAGATAAATTGCCGTTAATTTTTTCAAACCGAAGATCATTAATGGTGTGAAATAAGTATTAATGACATTACCTGACCAAACAGTGAATCCATAGAAACAAATTCAGATTTATTCCTTTGGTTTTCAGATGTTAAATAATTTCAATGTGAACCATGAAATTCAAGAGTTCCTGAAACTCAGAGATTCATCCACGAGAATGTTACTTATTATCAACAATGGTTCACCTGAGCTGATAGTGAAGTCATGTATTCGGAGGAGTGCCTCATTCTCTCCTAAAGAAAATAAAACGAGCAACCGCATGAGAAGTCCGTCACCAAGATCAAGACCCAGTCTCCAAAAGGTTGCACAGCCAACCATTTACTATTCAACGTTTGTTTCGTTGCTCAGCCCTCTTTATAGACTTGTACCGCGTCGACGCAGCCCCGGGGCTTCTTGAGTCCGCGAGAGGAATGCATGTATCCATATTACAGCAGTTCAGTGAAAGCGAACTGGGAGTGCTACCCAATAACTTATTGGAAACTAATTAGATATTATATTAATGCAGCCATTTTATTTAACAACCAACTTTACACGTTAACATGTAACTAACTATAACTTCCTAAGATCAAGTAATGTAGCCTAATGTGAAAGTACAGTATTTTACAGTGTTCAAACAAAACAGCTGGCAGAAGTTTGACAAATGTTTTGTTATAACAGCGTTATTAAAGGGCAATTCCGCCACTTTTCAACCTTATATTCATAatctccagcaccaaaccagtgtctacatatgtgaaacCAGTGggtttctatgatctgtggttaaaaagataGGAAGAAAAGTCTTTaaaatgcttctctgtgacaACACAGGGTAGCATTAAAAGTTTAAAAAATTTGAATTTCAAAACCTGCAACTAGCTTCTATTTTCTTGCTCCCCAAATCACTGCAGATCTCATAGTGTTTGAAAATCccagtttttaaaatgtttgaaGTTTTGATGATGTCACCGGGCAGAATTATTCACATACActttatatacaaaagtatgtgggcaccccttcaaattagtggattcggctatttcagccacacccgttgctgacagctgtataaaattgcacacaagcctaagatcaccatgcacaatgccaagtgtcggctgaagtggtgtaaaacTCTCCGccattgtactctggagcagtggaaacgctttctctggagtgatgaatcacgcttcaccatctggcagtccgacggacgaatctgggtttggcagatgccaggagaaagctactTGTCCGAATGCGTAGTcccaactgtaacgtttggtggaagaggaataatgatcccaggctgtttttcatggtacggcctagtgaagggaaatcgtaacaCTACaccatacaatggcattctagactgttctgtgcttacaactttgtggcaacagtttggggaaggccctttcctgtttcagcatgacaatgccgctGTGCACAAAATTGTTTGTCGAtgttggtgtggaagaacttgactggcctgcacagagccctgacctcaaccccatcgaagacctttgggatgaattgcaatgccgactgcaagccaggcctaatcgcccaacatcagtgccgacctcactaatgctcttgtggctgaatggaagcaagtccccgcagcaatgttacaacatctagtgggaagcctgttcgatgagcaggtgaccacatactttggtcatgtagtgtatgttgacactggtattgtgctgtCGGCAAAAGTTGTGTAGTTGCCATTTAAGGGTGCAGTCAAGTTTCCACATGCAAATAGCCATCATGTCTATACTATCTATTTTAAAGGAATTCAATTCCTTGAGTGAAAATATTCAAAGTGGTTGGTCCAAGCACCTTTAGTGTATAcaaacatgacattttctggatttacTAGCGTCTTGGTAATCAAAACATAACCTGAATAACTTTTTATGTtcctgcaaaacattttggggaaTTATGGTAAAGAAGAGGTATGCAAAGTACAGTATA
This sequence is a window from Oncorhynchus mykiss isolate Arlee chromosome 13, USDA_OmykA_1.1, whole genome shotgun sequence. Protein-coding genes within it:
- the LOC110486501 gene encoding prostaglandin E2 receptor EP1 subtype isoform X1, whose protein sequence is MVGCATFWRLGLDLGDGLLMRLLVLFSLGENEALLRIHDFTISSVPSHSEDPDDSQRPVMLAMQHYNSSGLAAPHLFPNQTWLAMAWRANITTERPMSPPSNPTAAGLSMTLGILSNIVALVILAKAYARLRRRSKATFLLFASSLVATDFAGHVIPGALVLRLYSAGAATGPLARPATDAPCQFLGGCMVFFGLCPLFLGCAMAAERCLGVTQPLLHASLVTTARTKMALALIWLLALFVALLPFFRLGAYTYQYPGTWCFIRVLGETQETDVAFVMLFSGLGLASLTVALVCNTISGVTLVLARLRKKCKTCYRRSAKSHDIEMVAQLVGIMITSCICWSPLLIFGLMSVTRSYSGSIGSDQDTYRRLMVMGVRLASWNQILDPWVYILLRRAVLRKIYRITKSRASFKNSTFRHWDISSFQNSEKINTVNRI
- the LOC110486501 gene encoding prostaglandin E2 receptor EP1 subtype isoform X2, with the protein product MLAMQHYNSSGLAAPHLFPNQTWLAMAWRANITTERPMSPPSNPTAAGLSMTLGILSNIVALVILAKAYARLRRRSKATFLLFASSLVATDFAGHVIPGALVLRLYSAGAATGPLARPATDAPCQFLGGCMVFFGLCPLFLGCAMAAERCLGVTQPLLHASLVTTARTKMALALIWLLALFVALLPFFRLGAYTYQYPGTWCFIRVLGETQETDVAFVMLFSGLGLASLTVALVCNTISGVTLVLARLRKKCKTCYRRSAKSHDIEMVAQLVGIMITSCICWSPLLIFGLMSVTRSYSGSIGSDQDTYRRLMVMGVRLASWNQILDPWVYILLRRAVLRKIYRITKSRASFKNSTFRHWDISSFQNSEKINTVNRI